From the genome of Solanum dulcamara chromosome 12, daSolDulc1.2, whole genome shotgun sequence:
acttattaattaaaaaaaataaagaaaagtgaaaggatgatgataatatgaatgcaaGAAGATGACTTgaaacaaaatcaaaataaaagacttgtaaaatttgatccaaaatagatagataataataaattttaaaaatacgtATGATGATCGTGGtgcaaaggaaaaaaaaatctttgtaACATATACTATAATTCCAATTCTGCTTGGGTTAGTAGTGCTTGTATCGAATTAGTCtctcaaattattttaattagcACTCTAAAATTATTACCTTACCGTATTATGTTTGTCAGATTAACCAACAATATGTTAAAAAAACAATTCAAAGTCAGGCCACACCGTTGGTAGTTTTTCTCCTTAATAGAACTCTAACTAAATTTagtcaattttaaaatataaaatattaggaGTTTTTACCTAGTACAAATAGATAAAGATTTAATAATTACttggttatgaatattttaaagaaactcctattattagaaatttaaatttaaaaattattattcctTATATAAATCCTTTCTGTAGaagattatttattaaaatattccaCACTTTGACTTTAttagatttttaaaaactaaataaCTATCCGAAATATTATTATAAGAGTATGGTTACAAATTACCATTAGAATTAGATTCAAATCAGGAAATGTTTAAGGAGTTgaatttttaatcaattttaaagtattaaatatCAGGACTTCTTATCTATTACAATAAGTAAAgatctttaattaatttcaaatattaaatattagaataataattatttaaaaaaaatggtgaaaaaataattttatttaaaacagagtcttttaatgaaaagacaaaaagtttaaaaaataatttttacgaATCTtaatgcttttaatatagtatagattaaTTAAACATGCTTACATGCACGTGACATGGCCACTAACTACTCGAGCTTATAAGTAAAGTTTGACTCAAGGCTCGTGCATGCCAGGGTTTCCACACGCATTGCGTATTACAAACTTGACACATTTTTAATGTAAATAAGCATTGGCTATGGAATTACACAACTACTCTATTACTTGttattttaagaaataatattaatttatctCACTTGTTATGGTCGATGATGTATAGATTCTCATTATTATAAATATCACGACAATATTAATGTCGTAGTGACAAATTAGtagtaaagaagaaaaattaagtGTTAATTAACAAAAAATGCTAGccatttcttcttctcctttattttctaCTACTAATGATAATTTTGGGTGGCTTTTGGAGGATCTGATAAGCCATGAATCAACAAATAGTGGAGAAACTTCAAATTCATCTCAAAAAAGGCTTCAACAATGTgatccaaataatttttttgatcagATTATTATCAACGGTGGTGATCATCATCAACCTGATCAGACGGTGAAGAAGCTCAATCATAACGCAAGTGAACGTGATCGTAGAAAGAAAATCAACGGCTTATATTCTTCTCTTCGTTCTTTGCTTCCTGCTTCTGATCATACggtatgattttttattttgattttttcaattattaCTCTTTTTTATATACTGAAGGATATTTTTAATGGTCTGATATTTTTCGAGAAAAATCATGCgattttaattcaaattaaaagtgtattttgagttattttagAGTCCAATAACTAATGTCAGAGTTAATGGTTCAATGAGACGAATAAATTGAGAAAGTGATGACATAAGGCCTGATTTATTGTCTTTATCGATATACAAGCTGATTTTTACTATCTTTACCGATAGCTTGAAAATGTACACACACAAAAAGAAGTCTATGGGCACTTTGGTGGTCATAAATACATGGATGATGTTGGTGTCACATAGTAAATTTCAAATTATCCCATGAATCTTGATGATGGGCATGTGGAACTTAGTTCAAGGAGGGTGTATGCGAACAAAGTCTCATACAGATAgctaagaaaaagaagaagctaTATATGATAGTTTTATTGATGTGAGACCTTTTGAGAAAACGCGGGAGCTTCAATTCAAACGTACAATATTATAAAAGAGTATCTTTAAGTTGTTTTAGCCCGACATTATATTAAACCTAAACCTATGTACACTTATATATAGTTATCAATTTTAAAGTAAGATTTTTCATCATATGCTCATGAGGCTTCTCTATTCTCTTCATGTTTACAGAAAAAACTAAGTATTCCATCAACAGTATCAAGAATTCTCAAGTACATACCGGAGTTACAAAGTGAAGTGGAAAGATTGattcaaaagaaagaagaatttaCATCAACAATTAtttccaataaaaaaaattcagctGATTTTAACaagcaaaaaagaagaaaaggaggaATTGAAAATTCTTCATTAGTTATTACAACAAGTGAATTAGGTGATAAAGAAATAGTGGTTCAAATATCAactttgaataataataaaggTTCAATTGGTGAGGCTATTTCAGAATTGGAGGATGAAGGACTTGTTCTACTAAATGCAACTTCTTTTGGAACTTTTGAAGATGGAGTATTCTATACCTTACATTTTCAGGTATTATTAAATATCCATTCTGTCTGTTGCTGCATTTACTTTGTATCTTGTTGTTTTACAgttatattttttcttgtaaTTCTTCTTCAAAACCTTTTCTTTTGAGTCGATGGtctatcgaaaacaacctctctagaCTGCACTTATATGATTACGTAATGTTGTTATATTAAATATctttttgtcttcttttttATAGTATGGTGTCTAAAATTCACTTACCGCTTAATCAAGAAttataaaaaatcattttatcaCAAGACCAAAACTAAAATGTACTACTGAGAATCAAAAAGAGCAAATATTTCTTATACTATAAAGAATGATCGTATGATTATATTAGTAGATATTTATTTAATGTATTATTAAATatccttttaatttatttctattGCTTAAATCCCCACCCAGTATATCGATATAATGTGGATTATATTGCTGGGATCCTCCAAAAATATTGTCAGATGTGTGTCGTATAGATCTTgatgaagttgatttttttttttatgttttcctAATTTGTGTTGTTTTGTTTTGGTCAACAGGTTGAAGGAAGAGTTGAGGTTGACATGTTAAGAGACAAACTCTCATCATACTTTGAGAATGAAGAAAACCTATTATGACAATGTATTTCTAGttttatacaacaacaacatacctagtgaaatcccataaaTGAGGTTTGAGGAGGGTAAGaagtacgcagaccttaccactacctcgtgaagatagagaggttgtttccgtaAGTGTATTTCTAATTTTATGTTTATTGAAAAATATTGTAAtcacactttttttttctttcgagGACAATACTCGAGCAATACAAAATGTAAATGTCTTTTTATTTACCCTGTTATTGTGATCACCATTTCCGCAAATCTTACATTAATTGATTTTGTAGTCCTTTACAAATTCGTTTGAGTTATATGTCTGAAAGCGTGATAATAGCATTTGAAATAcctaaatttcattttttaaaattaaattaacttTAATCCAATTTAATTTTGTACCTCAATATCCCTAATGTGCCATTGCCACTGTCCTATTGCCTTTGATTTTTCTATGTGCTAAGCTCTAATTTAAGAGAGTGAAGCTTTACAATTTACCACCGCATCGTCAATGACCACACATTATTCAACCATCACTATGAAAACTTTCAATTACTAACATCACCAacttcatcattacaatcaacGGCGTCACTACCAACCACCACCATCATGTCAGTTACTACAACACTAACCACCTCCACCATCACAACAACTTTCATTATCATTACTAGCCACTTACACCAACCATTACCATCATAACTCTTACAAACCATCTGCACTATCACTAACGagcttaaatattttatttttaaaatttataatttttctttattttgaatgatatatttattatatttacaaataaattaattattcacaTTCAGATATTGAAAAACAAACAGTCTTAAATTATTCATTAGTCAAATCTAAAAACAACATCTTAATTATTCAAATTTGTATTCAATTCAGACGTCTTAAGAACTAGCGGCGTAGTGATACATAGGTCTCGTAATCGATAGATTGTAATGTCTATTGGGGATTTAAGTACAAAAGAACAATATAAGTATGATATTGGTCTTTTGGAATAGTTGTTActtattgtttcataatgttattatattttaaaaaaattgattctttTGATAACCGAGAACTTGCTACTTTCCTGTTTATTACAGATTTTGGGGACAGGAATGGATACACAAGAAACATCCCCGTCTGTTCTTCTCTGCTTCGATCACGAAAGATTCATATTTAACGATGGAGAGGTAACTCTTGAGTGATAGTAATATGTTATAACTTATAAGAAACACTTGTAAGGTGTTAATCCTTAAAGCATTGCTCATGACATAGGGATTACGACGTTTCTGCATGGAGCATAAGATAAAATTATCTCAGGTATGTCTCAGATGCGCAATTTCAGTTTCAAAGTAGTACAAAAGTTATTTGTTATTGCTAAACAATCGAGTTACAGGTAGACCATATATGTCTTACTCGTGTCTGCACAGAGACAACAGGTGGACTTCCAGGTTTGCATCTTCACCTTCGGGAATAATGAACTACTTTCAAAGAATAATTCTCTAAGAATCAAATCTCTTGTGAAATCATtttattaggcgattttgccagcttatcgagtgtgttagctcacagattttttagttgttGAGGGTTcgggtaatttttttttggattcatccatagtagcatccgtaacgacttggaaaatgactaCAGTAACCGCGggagcgctttagaggggtttaggagcattttattggagacgcaataggagttaggtgattttgccagcttatcgtgtgtgttagcccacagattttttaggtgtcgagggtccgggttaattttttttggattcatccataatagcatccgtaaagacctggagaACGAATACAGAAGCCCTATGAGTGCTTTAGAtgagtttagaagcattttattggcgacgcaacaggaattaggctgtaacaccctaaattgttttcgcaaagactcgaacatttcttcatgtGTGTGTAGACTAGGACCAGAGGACTTGTAAtcttacacatgagttaggattaattcctaagaaattgaagtgtgttagatatGTTTAGGGGTGATGAggtatctctaacaccaagtcgagtccaaagaatcccaatcgattaagtttttggacGAATTAGTacaagggtcaacttcaaatgaccatgtcttctaaaataggatgaattggatggcccatgacctatcaaattaaaggtcttatagtcttctttccaacgccgccaagattgtacattttggagttcggagtcaaaagttatgaccatcctaagacggactagtcCTACCGAAATTTCAGGCCTGAGTTGTGACTGCAAgaagcctgggcttggcgccgtagtggcgcgacgcgccactatcgtgccaggattaagcctcagtagtttggtccctggtgcggcgtgccactacgatatgtgcagggttttcaagcctattttccagaacccagaaaatataggcttggtgctgtaagggtgcaacgcgccactatagcgccataaaataacctcagtagtttagtccctggcgcgatgcgccactattggggATTTAAGTACAAAAGAACAATATAAGTATGATATTGGTCTTTTGGAATAGTTGTTacatattgtttcataatgttattatattttaaaaaaattgattctttTGATAACCGAGAACTTGCTACTTTCCTGTTTATTACAGATTTTGGGGACAGGAATGGATACACAAGAAACATCCCCGTCTGTTCTTCTCTGCTTTGATCACGAAAGATTCATATTTAACGA
Proteins encoded in this window:
- the LOC129877870 gene encoding transcription factor ORG2-like, giving the protein MLAISSSPLFSTTNDNFGWLLEDLISHESTNSGETSNSSQKRLQQCDPNNFFDQIIINGGDHHQPDQTVKKLNHNASERDRRKKINGLYSSLRSLLPASDHTKKLSIPSTVSRILKYIPELQSEVERLIQKKEEFTSTIISNKKNSADFNKQKRRKGGIENSSLVITTSELGDKEIVVQISTLNNNKGSIGEAISELEDEGLVLLNATSFGTFEDGVFYTLHFQVEGRVEVDMLRDKLSSYFENEENLL